The following proteins are co-located in the Neisseria sp. Marseille-Q6792 genome:
- the ligA gene encoding NAD-dependent DNA ligase LigA, with translation MNSTAQHIRRLTDLLNRYAYEYYTLDAPSVPDAEYDKLFRELEALELNHPELKLPDSPTQRVGGEPLAGFAEVRHEVPMLSLTNAFSPQDENGVFDHAEMYAFDQRVRDGLDGGNPEYVIEPKFDGLAISLLYRDGVLVQAATRGDGTTGEDVTQNVKTVANIPLRLHGENTPELIEVRGEVLMLKADFAALNKRQAENGQKPFANPRNAAAGSLRQLDSRITAQRKLHFFPYSVARQQGGFVAEEHIQELAYFQELGFSLPNGNFGCFKNIDEVLAFYEQMQQKRPELPYEIDGMVVKVNSLAQQRELGFISRAPRWAIAHKFPAEETLTVVEAIDVQIGRTGAVTPVARLQPVFVGGVTVTNATLHNQDEVSRKDVRVGDTVVVRRAGDVIPEVVRVIFERRPMQETDVTGLSDGIKYQQDDLFTEAPAANQTQSVPLHKPYRLPTHCPICRSEIEREEGEAVARCSGGMLCQAQRAQGLIHFASRKAMDIDGLGEKQIEQLVAQDLVRHFADLYRLDIPTLQKMKETADKTVAESDQMPSEGSSVGASSKHKKQPTKWAENILAGIEASKTPELARFLFALGIRHVGERTAKTLAQAFGSLEHVRRAPEPILACLPDIGTVVAHSIAHFFAQAEQQAMIDELLAAGVVPQTQAVTIPPARHAEPQRWIARLPGFKISENKAQALWELAGQSIKGLQTDKALPADWQAWRSEAQNAALLENLKTFFAQIPSEDEAAQGSDGINKAVAGKTFVLTGTLPTLKRDQAQALIEAAGGKVSGSVSKKTDYVVAGEAAGSKLEKANALGVSVLSEAELLTLLG, from the coding sequence ATGAACTCGACCGCACAACACATCCGCCGTCTCACCGACCTCCTCAACCGCTACGCCTACGAATACTACACCCTCGACGCACCCAGCGTACCCGATGCCGAATACGACAAATTATTCCGCGAACTCGAAGCGTTGGAGTTAAACCATCCCGAGCTCAAACTGCCCGACAGTCCAACCCAGCGCGTCGGCGGCGAGCCTCTGGCGGGATTTGCCGAAGTGCGCCACGAAGTGCCGATGCTGTCGCTGACCAACGCCTTTTCCCCGCAAGATGAAAACGGCGTGTTCGACCATGCCGAAATGTATGCCTTCGACCAACGCGTGCGCGACGGCTTGGACGGCGGCAATCCCGAATACGTTATCGAACCCAAATTCGACGGCCTCGCCATCAGCCTGCTCTACCGCGACGGCGTATTGGTGCAGGCGGCAACGCGCGGCGACGGTACGACGGGCGAAGACGTTACCCAAAACGTCAAAACCGTCGCCAACATCCCCTTGCGGCTGCACGGCGAAAACACGCCCGAACTCATCGAAGTACGCGGCGAAGTGCTGATGCTCAAAGCCGACTTTGCCGCCCTCAATAAAAGACAAGCCGAAAACGGGCAAAAACCCTTTGCCAATCCGCGCAACGCCGCCGCCGGCAGCCTGCGCCAACTCGATTCGCGCATCACTGCGCAACGCAAATTGCACTTTTTCCCCTACTCCGTTGCCCGCCAGCAAGGCGGTTTCGTCGCGGAAGAACACATCCAAGAACTCGCCTATTTCCAAGAACTCGGCTTCAGTCTGCCCAATGGCAATTTCGGCTGTTTCAAAAATATCGACGAAGTATTGGCGTTTTACGAACAAATGCAGCAAAAACGCCCCGAACTGCCCTACGAAATCGACGGCATGGTCGTCAAAGTCAACAGCTTGGCACAACAGCGTGAACTCGGCTTCATCTCCCGCGCGCCGCGCTGGGCGATTGCCCACAAATTCCCCGCCGAAGAAACCTTGACTGTCGTCGAAGCGATTGACGTACAAATCGGCAGGACGGGCGCGGTAACGCCGGTTGCCCGATTACAGCCCGTATTCGTCGGCGGCGTCACCGTTACCAACGCCACCCTGCACAATCAGGACGAAGTGTCCCGAAAAGACGTGCGCGTCGGCGATACCGTCGTCGTGCGCCGCGCCGGAGACGTTATTCCCGAAGTCGTGCGCGTGATTTTCGAACGCCGCCCGATGCAGGAAACCGACGTTACAGGACTTTCAGACGGCATCAAATACCAACAAGACGATCTGTTTACCGAAGCACCGGCTGCAAACCAAACCCAATCCGTTCCGCTCCACAAGCCCTACCGCCTGCCGACCCACTGTCCCATCTGCCGCAGCGAAATCGAACGCGAAGAAGGAGAAGCCGTCGCCCGATGCAGCGGCGGCATGCTTTGTCAGGCACAACGCGCGCAAGGCTTAATCCACTTCGCCTCGCGCAAAGCGATGGATATCGACGGCTTGGGTGAAAAACAAATCGAACAGCTTGTCGCCCAAGACCTCGTCCGCCACTTCGCCGACCTCTACCGCCTCGATATTCCGACCCTGCAAAAAATGAAGGAAACGGCGGACAAAACCGTTGCCGAATCGGATCAAATGCCGTCTGAAGGCAGTTCGGTCGGCGCGTCGAGCAAACATAAAAAACAGCCGACCAAGTGGGCGGAAAACATCCTCGCAGGCATAGAAGCCAGCAAAACACCCGAACTCGCCCGCTTCCTGTTCGCGCTCGGCATCCGCCACGTCGGCGAACGCACCGCCAAAACGCTGGCGCAGGCATTCGGCTCGCTGGAACACGTTCGCCGCGCACCTGAACCCATCCTCGCCTGCCTGCCCGACATCGGCACGGTAGTGGCGCATTCCATTGCCCACTTCTTCGCCCAAGCCGAACAGCAGGCGATGATAGACGAACTACTCGCCGCAGGCGTTGTCCCGCAAACCCAAGCGGTTACCATCCCGCCCGCCCGCCACGCCGAGCCGCAACGCTGGATCGCCCGCCTGCCCGGTTTCAAAATCAGCGAAAACAAAGCCCAAGCCTTATGGGAACTCGCCGGGCAAAGCATAAAAGGTCTGCAAACCGACAAAGCCCTTCCTGCCGACTGGCAGGCGTGGCGCAGCGAAGCACAAAACGCCGCCCTGCTCGAAAACCTGAAAACCTTCTTCGCGCAAATACCGTCTGAAGACGAGGCGGCGCAAGGTTCAGACGGCATCAATAAAGCCGTAGCAGGCAAAACCTTTGTGTTAACCGGCACCCTGCCCACGCTCAAACGCGACCAAGCCCAAGCCCTAATCGAAGCCGCAGGCGGCAAAGTTTCCGGCAGCGTTTCCAAAAAAACCGATTACGTCGTCGCCGGAGAAGCCGCCGGCAGCAAGCTGGAAAAAGCCAATGCCTTGGGCGTTTCCGTCCTCAGCGAAGCCGAACTGCTTACCCTGCTCGGCTGA
- a CDS encoding cell division protein ZipA C-terminal FtsZ-binding domain-containing protein — protein sequence MIYIVLFLAVVLAVVAYNMYQENQYRKKVRDQFGHSDKDALLNSKTSHVRDGQPSGSSGMMQKPHTEVKKPAKPQDPALRNLQEQDAVYVAKQKQAKASPFKTEIETVLEENGIIGTPVQPVSKSPAEPSAPQPVRVAANPAPVPQTPAKPLITLKELSKVELPWFDVRFDFISYIALTEAKELHALPRLSNRHRYQIIGCTMDDHFQVAEPIPGIRYQAFIVGIQAVSRNGLASQEELSAFNRQVDAFAQSMGGQTLHTDLAAFTEVASALDAFCARVDQTIAIHLVSPTSISGVELRSAVSGVGFTLGEDGVFHYTDKAGSTMFSICALNNEPFTNALLDNQSYKGFSMLLDIPHSPAGEKTFDDLFMDLAVRLSGQLNLNLVNDKMEEVSTQWLKDVRTYVLARQSEMLKVGIEPGGKTALRLFS from the coding sequence ATGATTTACATCGTACTGTTTCTAGCCGTCGTCCTCGCCGTTGTCGCCTACAACATGTATCAGGAAAACCAATACCGCAAAAAAGTACGCGACCAGTTCGGACACTCCGACAAAGATGCCCTGCTCAACAGCAAAACCAGCCACGTCCGCGACGGCCAACCGTCCGGAAGTTCGGGCATGATGCAGAAACCGCACACCGAGGTTAAAAAACCGGCCAAACCCCAAGACCCCGCCCTGAGGAACCTCCAAGAACAGGATGCCGTCTACGTCGCCAAACAAAAACAGGCAAAAGCATCCCCGTTCAAAACCGAAATCGAAACCGTCCTGGAGGAAAACGGCATTATCGGCACGCCCGTCCAACCCGTTTCAAAATCCCCGGCCGAACCTTCTGCCCCGCAACCCGTCCGTGTGGCTGCAAACCCTGCACCCGTTCCGCAAACACCTGCAAAACCGCTGATTACGCTCAAAGAACTGTCCAAAGTCGAATTACCCTGGTTTGATGTACGCTTCGATTTCATTTCCTATATCGCGCTGACGGAAGCCAAAGAGCTTCATGCGCTGCCACGCCTCTCCAACCGCCACCGCTACCAAATCATCGGTTGCACCATGGACGACCATTTCCAAGTCGCCGAACCCATCCCCGGCATCCGCTACCAAGCCTTCATCGTCGGCATCCAAGCGGTCAGCCGCAACGGGCTCGCCTCGCAAGAAGAGCTCTCCGCCTTCAACCGCCAGGTGGACGCATTCGCACAAAGCATGGGTGGTCAGACACTGCATACCGACCTTGCCGCCTTTACCGAAGTGGCTTCCGCGCTGGATGCGTTCTGCGCCCGTGTCGACCAGACCATCGCCATCCATTTGGTTTCCCCTACCAGCATCAGCGGCGTAGAGTTGCGTTCCGCCGTATCGGGCGTAGGATTCACACTCGGAGAAGATGGTGTATTCCACTATACCGACAAGGCGGGTTCGACCATGTTCTCCATCTGCGCGCTCAACAACGAGCCGTTTACCAACGCCCTTTTGGACAACCAATCCTATAAAGGCTTCAGTATGCTGCTCGATATCCCGCACTCTCCGGCAGGCGAAAAAACCTTCGACGATTTGTTTATGGATTTGGCGGTACGCCTGTCCGGCCAGTTGAACCTGAATCTGGTCAACGACAAAATGGAAGAAGTTTCGACCCAATGGCTCAAAGACGTACGCACTTATGTATTGGCTCGTCAGTCCGAGATGCTCAAAGTCGGTATCGAACCGGGCGGCAAAACCGCATTGCGCCTGTTCTCATAA
- the ampD gene encoding 1,6-anhydro-N-acetylmuramyl-L-alanine amidase AmpD, giving the protein MDTPATAPWQDGWLQSVRHIPSPNFGPRESKEEVSLVVLHNISLPPFEYGTDAVEKLFANRLDPNDHPFFGLIHTLRVSSHFLIKRGGETVQFVSCDNMAYHAGVSSFGGREKCNAFSIGIEMEGCDFEPFAEAQYRSLETLLAALCRRYPITAVTGHQDIAPGRKTDPGHFFDWRRIREKGFPVDRNAV; this is encoded by the coding sequence ATGGACACTCCCGCTACCGCACCCTGGCAGGATGGTTGGCTGCAAAGCGTACGCCACATTCCGTCGCCGAATTTCGGCCCAAGGGAGTCCAAAGAAGAGGTTTCCCTTGTCGTATTGCACAATATCTCGCTGCCGCCGTTCGAATACGGCACGGATGCGGTTGAGAAGCTTTTTGCCAACCGCCTAGACCCGAACGACCACCCGTTTTTCGGATTGATACACACTTTGCGCGTATCCAGCCATTTCTTAATCAAACGCGGCGGAGAAACGGTACAATTCGTTTCCTGCGACAATATGGCATACCATGCCGGCGTATCTTCATTCGGCGGCAGGGAAAAATGCAACGCTTTTTCTATCGGCATCGAAATGGAAGGCTGCGATTTCGAACCTTTTGCCGAAGCACAATACCGTTCGCTCGAAACATTGTTGGCAGCCCTCTGCCGCCGCTACCCCATCACGGCGGTAACAGGGCACCAAGACATCGCGCCCGGCCGCAAAACCGACCCCGGCCATTTTTTCGACTGGCGGCGGATACGTGAGAAAGGGTTTCCTGTGGACAGAAATGCCGTCTGA
- the mltG gene encoding endolytic transglycosylase MltG yields MLRKLLKWSAVFLTVSAAVFAALLFVPKDNGRAYRIKIAKNQGISSVGRKLAEDRIVYSRHVLMAAAYALGVHNRLHTGTYRLPSEVSAWDILQKMRGGRPDLVTVQIIEGSRFSHMRKVIDATPDIGHDTKGWSNEKLMAEVAPDAFSGNPEGQFFPDSYEVDAGSSDLQIYKAAYKAMQRRLNEAWEGRQDGLPYKNPYEMLIMASLIEKETGHEADRDHVASVFVNRLKIGMRLQTDPSVIYGMGAAYKGKIRKADLRRDTPYNTYTRGGLTPTPIALSGKAALDAAAHPSGEKYLYFVSKMDGTGLSQFSHDLTEHNAAVRKYILKK; encoded by the coding sequence ATGTTGAGAAAATTGTTGAAATGGTCTGCCGTTTTTTTGACCGTGTCGGCAGCCGTTTTCGCCGCGCTGCTTTTTGTCCCTAAAGACAACGGCAGGGCATACCGAATCAAGATTGCTAAAAATCAGGGTATTTCGTCGGTCGGCAGGAAGCTTGCCGAAGACCGCATCGTGTACAGCAGGCACGTATTGATGGCGGCAGCCTATGCCTTGGGTGTGCATAACAGGTTGCACACAGGTACGTACAGACTGCCTTCGGAAGTGTCGGCTTGGGATATTTTGCAGAAAATGCGCGGCGGCAGACCGGATTTGGTTACTGTACAGATTATCGAAGGGTCGCGTTTTTCGCATATGAGGAAAGTCATCGACGCAACGCCCGACATCGGACACGACACCAAAGGCTGGAGCAATGAAAAACTGATGGCGGAAGTTGCGCCCGATGCCTTCAGCGGCAATCCTGAAGGGCAGTTTTTTCCCGACAGTTACGAAGTTGACGCGGGTAGCAGCGACTTGCAGATTTACAAAGCTGCATACAAGGCAATGCAACGCCGCCTGAATGAGGCATGGGAAGGCAGGCAGGACGGGCTGCCTTATAAAAACCCTTATGAAATGCTGATTATGGCGAGCCTGATTGAGAAGGAAACCGGGCATGAAGCCGACCGCGACCATGTCGCTTCCGTCTTCGTCAACCGCCTGAAAATCGGTATGCGCCTGCAAACCGATCCGTCCGTGATTTACGGCATGGGTGCGGCATACAAGGGCAAAATCCGTAAAGCCGACCTGCGCCGCGACACGCCATACAACACCTACACGCGCGGCGGGCTGACGCCGACACCGATTGCGCTGTCCGGCAAGGCGGCACTCGATGCCGCCGCCCATCCGTCCGGTGAGAAATACCTTTATTTTGTTTCTAAAATGGACGGTACGGGTTTGAGCCAGTTCAGTCATGACTTGACCGAACACAACGCCGCCGTCCGCAAATATATTTTGAAAAAATAA
- the tmk gene encoding dTMP kinase: protein MKPQFITLDGIDGAGKSTNLAVIKAWFERRGLPVLFTREPGGTPVGEALREILLNPETKAGLRAETLMMFAARMQHIEDVILPALSDGIHVVSDRFTDATFAYQGGGRGMPSEDIEILEHWVQGGLRPDLTLLLDVPLEVSMARIGQSREKDRFEQEQADFFMRVRGVYLDRAAACPERYAVIDSNRSLDEVRNTIENVLDGHFGC, encoded by the coding sequence ATGAAACCGCAATTCATCACTTTGGACGGCATAGACGGAGCCGGAAAATCCACCAACCTTGCCGTCATCAAAGCATGGTTTGAACGGAGGGGGCTGCCCGTACTGTTCACGCGCGAGCCGGGCGGAACGCCGGTCGGTGAGGCCTTGCGCGAAATCCTGCTCAACCCTGAAACCAAAGCCGGTTTGCGTGCGGAAACACTGATGATGTTCGCCGCCAGAATGCAGCATATTGAAGACGTGATATTGCCCGCGCTTTCAGACGGCATCCATGTCGTGTCCGACCGTTTTACCGATGCGACCTTCGCCTATCAGGGCGGCGGGCGGGGGATGCCGTCTGAAGACATTGAAATATTGGAACATTGGGTGCAGGGCGGTTTGCGCCCCGATTTGACCCTGCTGTTGGATGTGCCGCTGGAAGTATCGATGGCGCGTATCGGACAGTCGCGCGAGAAAGACCGGTTCGAGCAGGAGCAGGCGGATTTCTTTATGCGTGTGCGCGGCGTTTATCTCGACCGAGCCGCCGCCTGCCCGGAACGGTACGCCGTTATCGACAGTAACCGCAGCTTGGATGAAGTCAGAAATACCATAGAAAACGTGTTGGACGGACATTTCGGCTGTTGA
- a CDS encoding malic enzyme-like NAD(P)-binding protein, whose product MENSLKEAALQFHEFPVPGKISVTPTKSLATSKDLALAYSPGVAAPCMEIHADPQNAYKYTAKGNLVAVISNGTAVLGLGDIGALAGKPVMEGKGVLFKKFAGVDVFDIEIDEKDPQKLVDIIAALEPTFGGINLEDIKAPECFYIERELRKRCKIPVFHDDQHGTAIITAAAVLNALRFTGRKIEEATLVCSGAGAAAIACLNQLLDLGLKRENVTVCDSKGVIYKTREDKDRMDESKQFYAIEDNGQRVLADAVKGKDIFLGLSGANLLTPEMLNTMNEKPIVFAMANPNPEILPPLAKETRPDVVIGTGRSDFPNQVNNVLCFPFIFRGALDVGATTINEEMKRACVYALADLAMEEVTEEVVAAYGKKFEFGAEYLIPTPFDSRLLPRVATAAAKAAMESGVATRPIADFEAYAAKLGEWKL is encoded by the coding sequence ATGGAAAACTCATTAAAAGAAGCCGCCCTGCAGTTCCACGAATTCCCCGTGCCGGGCAAAATCTCCGTTACCCCAACCAAATCTCTGGCCACTTCTAAAGATTTGGCGTTGGCGTACTCTCCTGGCGTAGCCGCTCCTTGTATGGAAATCCATGCCGATCCGCAAAATGCCTACAAATACACCGCCAAAGGCAACTTAGTCGCCGTCATTTCCAACGGTACGGCCGTTTTGGGCTTGGGCGACATCGGCGCGCTGGCGGGCAAACCCGTGATGGAAGGTAAAGGCGTATTGTTCAAAAAATTCGCCGGTGTGGATGTGTTCGACATCGAAATTGATGAAAAAGACCCGCAAAAACTGGTGGACATCATCGCCGCTTTAGAGCCGACTTTCGGCGGCATCAATCTCGAAGACATCAAAGCACCCGAGTGTTTCTACATCGAACGCGAATTACGCAAACGTTGCAAAATCCCTGTATTCCACGACGACCAGCACGGTACGGCCATCATTACCGCCGCCGCCGTATTGAACGCCCTGCGTTTTACCGGTCGCAAAATCGAAGAAGCGACCTTGGTATGTTCCGGTGCGGGCGCGGCCGCGATTGCCTGCCTGAACCAACTGCTGGATTTGGGCTTAAAACGCGAAAACGTAACCGTTTGCGACTCCAAAGGCGTGATTTATAAAACCCGCGAAGACAAAGACCGTATGGATGAGTCCAAACAGTTCTACGCCATTGAAGACAACGGTCAACGCGTATTGGCCGATGCGGTTAAAGGCAAAGACATCTTCTTGGGACTCTCCGGCGCGAACCTGCTGACCCCCGAAATGTTGAATACGATGAACGAAAAACCCATCGTGTTCGCTATGGCCAACCCGAATCCGGAAATCCTGCCGCCGCTGGCGAAAGAAACCCGTCCGGACGTGGTTATCGGTACCGGCCGCTCCGACTTCCCGAACCAAGTCAACAATGTATTGTGCTTCCCGTTCATCTTCCGGGGCGCGTTGGATGTCGGCGCGACCACCATCAACGAAGAAATGAAACGCGCTTGCGTGTATGCTTTGGCAGATTTGGCGATGGAAGAGGTAACTGAAGAAGTGGTTGCCGCTTACGGTAAGAAATTCGAATTCGGCGCGGAATACCTGATTCCGACTCCGTTCGATTCCCGCCTGCTGCCGCGCGTTGCTACGGCTGCCGCCAAAGCAGCGATGGAAAGCGGCGTGGCAACCCGTCCGATTGCCGACTTTGAAGCCTACGCCGCCAAGCTGGGCGAATGGAAGCTGTAA
- the lpxK gene encoding tetraacyldisaccharide 4'-kinase: MPNCFKFHTLIERHWQKPYPVLSFLLKPLSGLFAKIAVKRRVDFLSGKRQSEKLSVPVVVVGNIHAGGTGKTPIVAALVSGLQEKGVKVGIISRGYGRKSKAVHVLNAESRAEDAGDEPLLLFRKTGAPTAVGSSRAEAGRALLAAHPDIGLIVADDGLQHYALRRDVEIAVFPAADTGRTDLDLLPNGSLREPLSRLESVDAVVVGGRAADGFMPSEHLFGSRIEAGAVYRLNRPSEKLDISTLSGKRVAAVAGIARPQRFFDTLTHMGIRLDQTVALPDHANISNRDLPPADVVLVTEKDAVKFSDGICTDNVWVLPVCAIIEPDLAAFVLARLKKNKMPSES, from the coding sequence ATGCCGAATTGTTTCAAATTTCATACCCTTATTGAACGGCATTGGCAAAAACCTTATCCGGTTTTGTCTTTTCTGCTTAAGCCGCTCTCCGGGCTGTTTGCCAAAATTGCGGTAAAACGGCGGGTGGATTTTTTATCGGGAAAACGGCAAAGCGAAAAGCTGTCCGTGCCTGTGGTCGTGGTCGGCAATATTCACGCGGGTGGGACGGGGAAAACGCCGATTGTTGCCGCGCTGGTGTCGGGTTTGCAGGAAAAGGGCGTCAAGGTCGGCATCATCAGCCGAGGCTACGGGCGCAAGAGCAAGGCGGTTCATGTATTGAATGCCGAGAGCCGAGCGGAAGATGCGGGCGATGAGCCTTTGCTGCTGTTCCGCAAAACCGGTGCGCCGACGGCGGTGGGCAGCAGCCGTGCGGAGGCAGGCAGGGCGTTGCTGGCGGCGCATCCCGACATCGGACTGATTGTGGCGGACGACGGTTTGCAGCATTACGCCCTGCGGCGGGATGTGGAAATTGCGGTGTTTCCGGCGGCGGATACAGGGCGTACGGATTTAGATTTGCTGCCCAACGGCAGTTTGCGCGAACCTTTGTCGAGATTGGAAAGCGTGGATGCGGTGGTGGTCGGCGGCAGGGCGGCGGATGGTTTTATGCCGTCTGAACATTTGTTCGGCAGCCGTATTGAGGCGGGTGCGGTTTACCGTTTGAACCGGCCGTCTGAAAAACTGGATATTTCGACATTGTCAGGGAAGCGCGTCGCAGCGGTTGCCGGTATCGCCAGACCGCAGCGTTTCTTCGATACTCTGACACACATGGGCATCCGCCTTGACCAAACGGTTGCTCTGCCCGACCATGCCAATATTTCCAATCGGGATTTGCCGCCTGCCGATGTGGTGCTGGTAACTGAAAAAGATGCGGTCAAATTTTCAGACGGCATTTGCACCGATAATGTTTGGGTGCTGCCGGTTTGTGCGATAATCGAACCTGATTTGGCGGCGTTTGTGTTGGCACGTTTGAAAAAAAACAAGATGCCGTCTGAAAGCTAA
- a CDS encoding DUF2059 domain-containing protein codes for MKLKTLLLAAAFVCTNAFAAPPSDASLERWLDTQNFDRDIEKNMIEGFNAGFKPYADKALAEMPEEKKDQAAKAFNRYRENVLKDLITPEVKQAVRNTLLKNAREIYTQEEIDGMIAFYGSPVGQSVVAKNPRLIKKSMSEIAVSWTALSGKIARHHLPEFTEELRRIICGGKNPDAGCKQAGQLGKRHQK; via the coding sequence ATGAAACTGAAAACCTTACTGCTTGCCGCCGCATTCGTATGCACCAATGCTTTTGCCGCCCCGCCCAGCGACGCGTCGCTGGAGCGTTGGCTGGATACGCAGAATTTTGACCGGGATATAGAAAAAAATATGATTGAGGGCTTTAATGCCGGATTTAAACCGTATGCGGACAAAGCCCTTGCCGAAATGCCGGAAGAGAAAAAAGATCAGGCGGCAAAAGCCTTTAACCGCTATCGTGAGAATGTTTTGAAAGATTTGATCACGCCCGAAGTGAAACAGGCTGTCCGCAATACTTTATTGAAGAATGCCCGTGAGATATACACGCAAGAAGAAATTGACGGCATGATTGCCTTTTACGGTTCGCCTGTCGGTCAGTCCGTCGTTGCCAAAAATCCGCGCTTAATCAAGAAATCGATGAGTGAAATAGCGGTATCTTGGACTGCATTGTCAGGGAAAATCGCGCGACATCATCTGCCCGAGTTTACGGAAGAGTTGCGACGCATCATCTGCGGCGGTAAAAATCCCGATGCGGGCTGTAAACAAGCCGGACAGCTTGGGAAAAGGCATCAGAAATAA
- a CDS encoding Trm112 family protein encodes MEKKFLDILVCPVTKGRLEYHQDKQELWSRQAKLAYPIKDGIPYMLENEARALSEEELKA; translated from the coding sequence ATGGAAAAAAAATTCTTAGACATCCTCGTCTGCCCCGTTACCAAAGGCAGGCTGGAATATCATCAGGACAAACAGGAATTGTGGAGCCGTCAGGCGAAGCTGGCGTATCCGATTAAAGACGGCATTCCCTATATGCTGGAAAACGAAGCACGAGCGTTGAGCGAAGAGGAACTCAAAGCATGA
- the kdsB gene encoding 3-deoxy-manno-octulosonate cytidylyltransferase, producing MTEFVVLIPARLDSSRLPGKALADIHGKPMVVRVAEQAAKSKAARVVVATDHPDIQTACQAHGVEVVMTSNRHESGTTRLAEAAAALKLPQHLVVVNVQGDEPLIAPELIDRTAEVLVENNVQMATAAHELHDFDELMNPNAVKVVLDKNHNAIYFSRAPIPYPRDAMRAGKREMLLRHIGIYAYRAGFLQRYAEMSVSPLETIESLEQLRVLWHGYPIAVETAKEAPAAGVDTQEDLDRVRAVFQTV from the coding sequence ATGACCGAATTCGTCGTATTGATTCCGGCGCGGCTGGATTCATCGCGCCTACCCGGAAAAGCCTTGGCGGACATCCACGGCAAACCGATGGTCGTGCGCGTTGCCGAACAGGCGGCAAAAAGTAAAGCCGCGCGCGTCGTCGTTGCTACCGACCATCCCGATATTCAGACGGCCTGTCAGGCGCACGGCGTCGAAGTCGTCATGACTTCAAACCGGCACGAAAGCGGCACGACGCGCCTTGCCGAAGCCGCTGCCGCGCTGAAACTGCCGCAACATCTGGTGGTTGTCAACGTACAGGGCGACGAGCCGCTGATTGCCCCCGAACTCATCGACCGCACTGCCGAAGTCTTGGTGGAAAACAACGTCCAAATGGCGACCGCTGCCCACGAATTGCACGATTTCGACGAATTGATGAATCCTAACGCCGTCAAAGTTGTCCTCGACAAAAACCACAACGCCATCTACTTCAGCCGCGCCCCGATTCCCTATCCGCGCGATGCAATGCGTGCCGGAAAACGCGAAATGCTCCTGCGCCATATCGGCATCTACGCTTACCGAGCCGGCTTCCTGCAACGCTATGCCGAAATGAGCGTCTCGCCGCTGGAAACCATCGAATCGCTGGAACAACTGCGCGTCCTGTGGCACGGCTACCCGATTGCCGTCGAAACCGCCAAAGAAGCCCCCGCCGCCGGTGTGGATACGCAGGAAGATTTGGACAGGGTTCGCGCCGTATTTCAGACCGTATAA
- a CDS encoding 3-deoxy-manno-octulosonate cytidylyltransferase, whose product MQQHIEKWQHLSREEQKILAEVSGLVQNDDQEVHYEMLKLNAPDEASGEFWFRMAEILSTLPPNRSLDLRMNGGRLATAVSILSVMIEDNPDIPQLWAQKITALNYLAHGHKARADGLAQQPDKAAEANEEEYLTKALSQNLLSTLDAALARFPEDAWFQEAKQDAQKHFL is encoded by the coding sequence ATGCAGCAACATATTGAAAAGTGGCAACACTTGAGTCGTGAAGAACAGAAAATCCTTGCCGAAGTATCGGGTCTCGTGCAAAACGATGATCAGGAGGTTCACTATGAAATGCTCAAATTGAACGCACCCGACGAAGCTAGCGGCGAATTTTGGTTCAGAATGGCAGAAATACTCAGCACCCTGCCGCCCAACCGGTCCCTCGACCTTAGAATGAACGGCGGCAGGCTGGCGACCGCCGTATCCATCCTTTCCGTCATGATTGAAGACAATCCCGACATACCGCAGCTTTGGGCGCAAAAAATTACCGCCCTCAACTATTTGGCACACGGACACAAAGCCCGTGCCGACGGTTTGGCACAACAGCCCGATAAAGCGGCAGAAGCCAACGAGGAGGAATACCTGACCAAAGCCCTGTCGCAAAACCTGCTGTCAACATTGGATGCGGCACTTGCACGTTTTCCTGAAGACGCGTGGTTTCAGGAAGCTAAGCAAGATGCCCAAAAGCATTTTTTATGA